The Vigna unguiculata cultivar IT97K-499-35 chromosome 6, ASM411807v1, whole genome shotgun sequence genome contains a region encoding:
- the LOC114188682 gene encoding probable WRKY transcription factor 31 — protein MDKGWGLTLDTSSSQSLSLLPSKQPSTSLTKLTGDTMFPLLGFPVNLSRPAAKDDEHNRKVLGEVDFFSDRLTKPTSPPSHDHHVKPNIVKKEIVETPLHVNTGLQLLTANTGSDQSTVDDGVSSDAEDKRAKTTELAQMQVELQRMNAENKKLKEMLSHVTGNYTALQMHLMTLMHQNQRTVNTENEVVQGKAGDKNDGVGGGKVPRQFLDIGPSGAAEADDQVSDSSSDERTRSSTPQNNNIEVGTRDGARNVNAKRELGREESPDSESQGWATNKLQKVNPSNAIDQSTTEATMRKARVSVRARSEAPMISDGCQWRKYGQKMAKGNPCPRAYYRCTMAVGCPVRKQVQRCAEDRTILVTTYEGTHNHPLPPAAMAMASTTTAAASMLLSGSMSSADGIMNPNLLARAIIPCNSSMATLSASAPFPTVTLDLTHNPNPLQFQRAATPFQVPFLQGQPQNFGSGATPIAQAQALYNQSKFSGLQLSQEVGSSQLAAQASRPPLQPSQQPSSADTVSAAAAAITADPNFTAVLAAAISSIIGGAHNANNNTNNNNSTSRTTISSFSGN, from the exons ATGGACAAAGGATGGGGACTCACCCTTGATACCTCTTCCTCGCAATCTCTCTCATTATTACCTTCCAAACAGCCTTCCACTTCTTTAACCAAACTCACCGGCGACACCATGTTCCCTCTCCTCGGATTCCCCGTCAACCTTAGCCGCCCCGCTGCCAAGGACGACGAACACAACCGCAAAGTCCTCGGTGAAGTCGACTTCTTCTCTGATAGACTCACCAAACCAACATCCCCACCCTCCCACGACCACCACGTTAAACCCAACATCGTCAAGAAGGAAATTGTTGAAACACCTCTCCACGTTAAT aCTGGTTTACAACTCCTTACTGCTAACACCGGGAGTGACCAATCCACCGTCGATGACGGGGTTTCATCGGATGCAGAAGATAAGCGAGCCAAAACCACTGAg CTTGCGCAGATGCAAGTGGAACTTCAACGCATGAACGCAGAGAACAAGAAGCTGAAAGAGATGCTAAGCCATGTGACCGGTAACTACACGGCCTTGCAGATGCATCTCATGACATTAATGCATCAGAACCAGCGGACAGTGAACACAGAAAATGAG GTTGTTCAGGGAAAGGCCGGGGATAAAAATGATGGTGTTGGTGGAGGAAAGGTTCCAAGACAGTTCCTTGATATAGGTCCAAGTGGCGCAGCCGAAGCAGATGACCAAGTGTCTGACTCTTCTTCCGATGAGAGAACACGATCGAGCACACCTCAGAACAATAATATTGAAGTTGGAACGAGAGACGGTGCGAGAAATGTTAATGCCAAAAGAGAGTTGGGTAGGGAAGAGAGCCCAGACTCAGAATCCCAAGGTTGGGCTACTAATAAGCTTCAGAAAGTTAACCCTTCCAATGCTATCGATCAATCCACTACAGAAGCCACAATGAGAAAAGCTCGTGTCTCAGTTCGTGCCCGATCAGAAGCTCCCATG ATAAGCGATGGGTGCCAATGGCGAAAATATGGACAAAAAATGGCCAAGGGGAACCCATGTCCTCGAGCATATTATAGATGCACTATGGCAGTTGGTTGCCCAGTTCGCAAACAA GTTCAACGTTGTGCCGAGGATAGAACAATTTTGGTTACAACTTATGAAGGTACACATAACCATCCACTTCCACCAGCAGCTATGGCCATGGCGTCAACCACTACAGCTGCTGCTAGCATGTTACTCTCAGGGTCAATGTCCAGTGCAGATGGAATAATGAATCCCAATTTGCTAGCCAGAGCAATTATTCCTTGCAATTCTAGCATGGCAACACTATCAGCTTCGGCGCCATTTCCAACTGTGACTTTGGACCTCACACATAACCCGAACCCTTTGCAATTTCAGAGAGCAGCTACCCCATTCCAAGTGCCCTTCCTCCAAGGGCAGCCTCAGAACTTTGGGTCCGGAGCCACCCCAATTGCACAAGCACAAGCTCTTTATAATCAATCGAAATTCTCTGGTCTTCAACTGTCTCAGGAAGTAGGTTCCTCCCAGTTGGCCGCACAAGCCTCTAGACCACCCTTACAGCCTAGCCAGCAACCCTCGTCGGCTGATACAGTCAGTGCCGCCGCGGCCGCTATCACCGCCGATCCAAACTTCACCGCCGTCCtcgccgccgccatctcctctATCATAGGCGGTGCTCATAATGCAAACAATAACACCAATAACAACAACAGCACAAGCAGAACTACCATTAGCAGCTTTTCAGGAAACTGA